The Venturia canescens isolate UGA chromosome 10, ASM1945775v1, whole genome shotgun sequence genome segment GAGTCGAGAACTCGATAAAATGTCCATCAAACAATTCACTGGCTCAAGACGCCaattatttttgaagaacTGCAGTTTTTTCTGAGCCATTCCTCCCCTCAGAGGCcttgaaattttgcaattcGTACAACGAGTTACCTCATAGTGTAactaatacatttttcaagtctGCCCGACGAGTATTAGAAATTATGTCGTCGCTTGGTAAACACACTGGCTCACTAAGACGTGGCAATGAGTATTACGTTGCGGGCACATTCGACGTAGCCTTGCATTACCAGCACCGTGGTCACCATGGGagagaaacgattttcttggtGTAGAAATCACTCGGTCGAAAATTCATAACTTTCCTGAGAAAACGGCTCTTTGACTGCATTTCATTTCCGTCAAGCCTCAAGTCAGTTTTTTTAAGAGGCTTCAAACGTTTGGGCAGAgaagtgggaaaaaaatctcttcaGATACGAAAGTGTGAACGGAGGGCGCGAAAAATCTGTTGAAAAGTTTCTAAACAGGGTGAATATATTATTTGATGGTTTTCATATTTCCATTTGTTTCTTTGCTTTTCTCCGCGAAGCCCTAAAactcagaaatgaatttccgaGTATTCGTGGTATCCTCGTCGGGTAAAAGTCGGACTGGAGCTCACCGAGAACGTCGCAAAGCGTCGAGAAATGTCTTTCGACACTGGCGGAAGGGAACTTCGGTCCGAAAACGCGTGCTTGAGATGATCTTGAGatcgtaaaaagtaaagagAACACTCGGACGTGCAGCAGCATCCGAGAAATGTCCGAAAGCAAAAGGTAAAAGTGAGACGTCGGCGGAAGGTGGAGGAACGTTATAGAAGCCGCGCGCCTGCGCGCTTTCACCTTCTGGGAGCGTGGCGAGCAGCTCAGAACCTCGCGAAGTGCGAGGTCACACCGGACACTTTCTTCGCTCGATTGATCCCCGATGGGAAAGTAAAGCCGTGAAACGAACGAGCCAACCGAGATATCGCTGCTCgtttgtatacgtatatacagaAATTACGTagatatttgaatatttagcGGCCGTCGTAGCTCCTCGTCTCATGCTGGAAACATCTTTTCCTGTTTCCCACTTTTACAGAAACGAGCAATTACGAAATGTGTTTCTTTTCACTGAAAAACAACCGAGTTTTTCGATCCGCAAACAATTGAGGGATTTGACAgacgaaaaaatcttgaaaaaaaataaaaacattggaaaatttcGAACGAATTTTCAGCACGAGCTGCTTTGCTTTCCGACTATTAATTGTTTCGTCGTTAAAAGTGATTGGAACTTTGATCGCACGGCTGCGTCGCGCGTGGAATTTTCCGTGGTATTTTTACCGAGAGAAGTAAAGTCATAAAGGTTTaaaaaatggtcaaatttCTTTCTTTACTCTCAATTGTTGGTGGCTGTTGAATTTTCCGATCTTTCGCTCACGAGGTGTTCATTCCATTTTATTTGGATTCCaagcattttttcttttcatcctgCGTAACGAACAGGTTTTATATAACTCGGGAGAGCAATAAAGAGGCTCGTTTTTcatgagacgaaaaaaaagatcgaaTTTGACGTTCGTTTGATTTGGCGGACGATAATTGGCGTCGGCTCCTCTCGGGAGAAAAGcaaaaacgatcgaaaaaatggggCCTGAATCatagaaaattggaaaaaagttcacgaaaaatgtatccAAAAATTGAGTCAATTCTTTTCTGACGACTTTTTAAGGAATTGGAgaacgaaaagttttttcattccatcgaACGAGCGGAATGTGCCCGCTCATTGTTAACAAGCATTAAAATCACTTTTGTCGCTTCACCAGGAAAGAAATGAACGTTCGTTTACAATTTCATAAGTCCGAAAGACAGAATtgaaaaggtgaaaaaaactgTTCGTTTCTCTACTTGATGGACGTTGAAGATAACTTTCGTCGCGGAGTCTCGGTACGAAACGCTGCATAAATCatgcgtgaaaaaatatgtggATATTACAGTTGAGAGCGAGTGGTCAGCTCGCAGGAGCTGCGCTCCGTCTCATAGACCAACTGCACTGCTGCCGCTGCTTAATCTTTGAGGGAAAGTGGACCGAGAGTCTGACACGATGTTGAGCAACGTTTTCAGAGCATACACATCGTCGCAGTGCTCAAAATCTATATCTATATTTGCGCGATTATTGAGAGCGTTGATCCTGGATAACGCTCGGTCCGTTTTATCGGCGTCTCCTAGCTGACGTTGCAAAATAATATTGCAAATAAACGTCGAATTGCGTACAACGAAAGAGGCCAAAAAAGGGTGAGGCAAGGGCCGAGCTTGGGTGgactttttgcatttttttcgcaaagaaataaactttttacattttttttaaattcggtGTTCCAAAACCCTCATAAATCGAGGTCAAATCAcgtttttgctatttttcgtAGTAACGGAGATGAATAAACGGCTTAATTCGCTGTTAAGGGGTGCCGCGACGATCGAAAGTATCGACAAGCCCCCCGCACGCTTCCGAGCCACTTTCTTGACgttctttttcgaaaaatcaaatttttattattctctcaACGTTTCAGGTACTGGAACGAttggtcatggtggaaggagACAACGAAGAAGCTCTCAGAAGCAAGAGAACGATCGGTATCCTTCGACAATTGTTCCCTCAGCTATCGGAGGTGAGTTTTGTCGAGTTCAGTACTATTCGAACAATCGATACAacgtttttgagaaaaaaacgagtaaaaattaataaaaaattaactttCTGTGATTCCATGAAGAATTTGCATGCTCTTACGGTTTAATGACATTATTTACGACTGCTTTCTCAAGCATCGAATAAACTCGGTGATTTTCAACGGCGCTCAGCAGCAAAGTCTGAAAATATGATGATTCAATCCCACAGAAACGGTGGCTCGTTCACCGCAATTGATGCCCGCGAGGTGAATTTTCGTTCCGATTTACGCGTTCGAAGAATCGGTAAAAAACGACTCCAATAACGGGCCCAATGAAGCTTATTTAATTGCCACTTTCTTACGTGCGAAAGTAAACAAACGATTTTCAATGCAGAAAAAGCGCGGGGCTGTGGAAGTCGGAAAAGAGATTTTTCGCAGTTCGAAGCTTCGGGGCCAGATTCTTTCGACCCTTTTCTAATCTTGGGCTACACGAAAGTCGAGCGACTCAACGGAAGCTCGTAGCTTCAAAAACGACCCTTCGTTTCCCGCACTTTCGATGGACTCGCCCTCCGCACCGACCCACATTTTATCGCCTCAACGGACGTAAAAATCGAGTTTCAATGTTGCGGCGAGTGATGAAAATAGGAACGGCGGGAAAAAGCGCAGTTAACAGAGCCAGCGATTCAAATGACTTTCGCGGCCGGAGATTCATGCGTTCGCGTTTTGATAGCCGAGTCCCCGCGAGCAGATATTAATCCTCGCTTCTTGCTTCTTATGTGTCCGGACACAGTCTCGCGTACAACATTCCGAGCGAGAAAGTAACTCACTTGGCATGGCGCCCTGTGCCGAACGAAAGAATATCCGCGCCGAGGTTCGACAGACAAAAGGTCGTAATTCCTCGCGCTCCGCGCTCCTCCGCCGTCCCGTTGCGCCTTTTCCACGCTCGCCCGATGCCCTCGCATTATTCTACGGCATTAATATGTATGCGTTAAGGCGCCATCTATATCTATACTTTTTTCGTAACACGTTATTGCAGTAGAAATACCGAGAGGCGCGTTTCCAATTCTTTATCTGACGTTCCGCACGCGGATTAACTTCGCTCGCCCGCTCAGCGAGCGGCCACGCGAGATCCTCATTACGCGTCTTGCGTGGATAATCCTCCAACCGATTCTGTTCCTCCTTGCCATTATATTTAACGCTCTTTATCCTCGCGCTGTAGAAATTTCAACGCTTCGAGACTCCGGAAGAGGCTGACGCTGCGTTTGCGGAGTCTCTCCGATATCCGCTGGGTGAACGAATCTCTCGGCGATTTCCGAAAATCGTGCTGCCCGAAACCGCCAagaatttctcgaaaaattaccACTTTTGTCCGCCACTAACCGATTTCTCGGAACTTTGGCACAgccacgttttttcaattccaattaTAAACGGCGACAACAACGTCGAATCAATCACTGGGCCAATGCGTTACCGAGTCTTTGCAACAGCAACGAATCAATTTCTCGattaaatcataaataatgaaaaaactttgaagaaaaatgttgaaaactttcgagaaaagtacgaaaaaaggAAGACTCGGGCCTCGAGTTTGATAAAAAGCACGCGAATCAACCGACGATCGAGTCCTTCTCATTGTTTTATcccgaatgaaaattcttttattttcgttacgaaaatgaaaataattgtgatTATTATGATGATTATATGCAAGAGGAATCTTGGTGAACGTTAAATCTTCATAGCGGAACGTACAGTAAGAGTAAAACTCGTTGCACCGTAACACATCTATGTGCGGTGAGTTTAAAGAGGAGCGGAAGTCCGGAGAAAAACTTCCGGCGATCCTCCTCTTCGGACTCTTTCTCCGCAGCTCGATCTCCCGGTGGCGCTCGCTCCTTCACTTTTtcgaaacgagaaaaacgacGCTGCCCCGTATTATTATCGCGATCGCGGCTTGCTGGCTGCCGCGTTGAATCGCGTGATGTTGAAAGGAAGACCTTTTTATCGTGCGTTAGCTCGAGATGCTTTTAACAACATcgtgaaaatcgaaatatctTCTCGTACGCGCCATCACAAatgtttatttcaataaataaacacGGAGcagcacttttttcttgaacatttttctaccTGCAGGTTACTCTTTAACGGTTGTTTGCGGGGATGAAAAAACTAGCTTGAGAATCGTTGAAAagatgaagaataaaaagatgAACCGTTGAAAGCGCTCCAAAACTCGGGGATCTTTTGATATGAGAATCAACGTTCATTCgttgtttcgaaaattttcgaaaaataccaATTTTAGTGGAATCCGTAAGAAAAATTTGTAACGCTTTCAataaatcacgaaaaaattgagattttgaaaaataacatttttttcgctgcCAAAATTAATGTTGATTGGCTTTctcaattttgttgaaaaatcaaatctTTTCGCGGACATTTGTCGTGGAAGATGGAACAAAGATTTATGGTACAAAAGCTCGCAAGTGACATTCGTTTATTAATTAGTTGAGGTGAAACGTGAGgattcgatgaaaaagaaGCTGGAGAAGCTCTCAGAGAGCCCGATGACTCGAGGATTTATCGGCCTCGTGGTTTCGGAATCGTTCAATAAACAAAATCCTTAAAACGTTCTACGACTGATGAGCGCGGACGTTTTTTCCACTCGAAACTTAGCAGACGAAGCGCCGGTCCACAGACACTCGATCAGGCCTCTGCGATCGGAATCGTCGGTCAAGCGAAGTGCTTACGAGCGAGATATTTTTCGTTacgattttacaatttttgggaaaatattgctcaatCCTAAAAGTCCCACGTTtgactattttttcaaaatttctacaCGTTTTCGGAGGCGAAATTCCAACGAATTATTCCCGGGATCGTTGTCGAGTTGATTCGGATAGAAAACGTGGTAAAATCCGTTGCTTCAAACGAGAAATTCGTTACGAAGATCCTCGCAAAGGGGACACCGACGAACCATCGATTTGCGATCTCCCGCACGTTCGAGAATCGCGAGTTTTTATTCACAAATGTTAAAATTCAGATTTCGTATTCCAACAAGTATTGGGACATTTATTCATTATTCTATTGCACGAAGGCGCGATTGTCAGTCGGATTagtcgaagaaaaatgatgaaacgaGCGCTCAAAAGTTATTATACTTTCAAGGAAACGAGCGCTTTCCAAGCTAAGGAGAGTCCACGCTTCGAGATCGGTGCGTCTCTCCGGTACGTTTCGAATACGCGATTGTCATGTGCGCGTTTGTTTCACCGACTCTTGACTCTTATACGTGACGTGCAGcgggaataaaagaaaatcattcggAGAGAAGCGACCGCACTCTCGAGTCGCGTTTGTCTTCGTATGCACGTGTTTAATGCACACGCGATAAGATGCGCCGCGACGTTGCGGTGCACTCGCGTCGTCCAAACGCTCACTATTTGCGATGCGAGAATTCGTGGCTGACGTAAGCCCGAATTTGGCGCAACTCCGATAAGGCCCTTGAAAATCTTCCGGGATTCGGGAACGAGTAGAAATCTGAAGAAACGAGAGTCTCTGATTTTAGCAACGATTTTTATCGCGTCTTCGATTACGCGATTCCAAAAGATTAATTAATCGAGCCGTTTTACGTTTCGACGAGTTTTTTAAGGCACCGAGTCACTGGGTTTTGACACTTTTTAGTCACACCAGATCCATCGAGTCGTGACGAAACGTCGATTTCTCAGGACTGTTGGGATCGGAATGATTTCTTAAGAAAACTCGAGTGATTGTGACACGCGGCTGGAGCGCTGCGCTCGATCGGATGAAAATTTGTCAGCAGTATAACATTAGCTTCGGAGCTCGATGAagaaagtaaagaaaaataattccgTTTGTAAATAAATCGAAACCGAAAATCATCATTGCGAAACGTCAAATGATTTTAGCCAGCTGATCGAAGAgagctcgaaataaaaaagcttCCGGGTCTGTTCGAAGATTCTTTCCAAGCCGTATAAGAATGAGAAGCTGCCGCGTGAGTGCAGCGGGAGGAAGATAAAACGAAGGAGAACCTCAAGTCCTCTTGTTTTTTAGATAGTCGAACGAAAGGTGAACGCGATAACGTCCGAGGTGATAAAGGTCCTCGGTCCGGTGATTCTTCAGAGTGTGCTGGGCGGTGGTGCCAGAAGAGGTGGTGGTGGAGGAAGGAGTGGAGGGGGAACGAGCGATGGGACGACGGTAGAGGCGGCGTCGCCGTTTGACGACGATAAGAAGAGCGAGCAGGTTTCTGGATCGAGCGGGGGCGATAAGTTGTCATCGACGAGTAAAAGTGGCTCGAGAATTTCGATATCATTGCCGACTTTTCCTCCGGACGAGGAGGACGCTGGGGCTACGGAATCACCGGCGTCGAGGACGACGATTAGGTCCTCGACCGAGCGCGCATCGTCTTCGGTACAAAGATCGGCAAAGATGAGAAAATTCAGAGCAATTagcatttttcattcgctctCTCGAGCGGCACTGCTGGGACAATGTGCCTCGAGAAACACCGGCGGGACAATCGGCCACCATTattcctcatttttctttccacgctctttcgctcttcattttttacttctcTCTCGCGCCATTCTCGCAGCGAATCACGCACTCGATCGCTCAAACTCTTTTTCGGCGCTCCATCAGTCCCAGCTTCTTCATCACATTCGTCGGATTCGTCGCTCTCCAACCGGCTTCGGTAGGAAAGGAAAAATTCCTCCCATCGGGGCGGCCGCGACTCGGATCTCGGTGCATCTCACCCCGCCCTCGGGGGTGAGACTTATCGCTCATCTCTCGCATCAATTCATCGGTGAATCTTCTTCACTCTCGCGCGTGCTCTTGGTGGCTCTTCCCTCAATCCGCTTATTATTCCTTGCAttacattttcgtttttctctttcggcTCGACGCTCCCTTGCGACCTATTTCGATGAACTGCCGGCGTTTCGTACCGGTTTTTAATCCCATTTTGGCAGAAATTCATTCAGACATTTCGACGATCTTTTTCACCGAATTCAATCAGGGGCCGTGCGAACCGGACCTCGAATGGCTCAGTCATTTATGGGACTTGGATgggaatcaagatttttttgtctatttaaatgaaaagtctcgagaaattgaattttgtcaactaaaaacgaaaatttcgaatgatttttcatgaaaagacGGAAAATGTTTAAAATGGTTTTCGATCATCACATTCCATCCAATCATCGTTTCAcaaacccccccccccccccccccccctctgtCACTCGTGCTCGAAGGTTCATTTCTCGATGAAATTTCCAGACCGCGAACCAGGAAGCCGAGGACCGTTTGGCCGAGGAAACAGCTGAATCCCAAAACAACGAAGTGCGAGTGCAGTTTGCCGACGAGCAGGCGAACGAAGCCGGAGGATCGGAGCTGGCTCCGCTGGAGGACGTCGAGGTCAGTGACGACGAGAATCGAAACAAGAGATTTCTGAACTTCGGTTTCGGAGCCTCCGGAGGCGCTGGTGGAGCCGGGGCCGGAGGAAGTGGGGGCGGCTCGGGGAACTTCCTCTTCGACATCATCAGGGTGAGTTTTCCAATCTCTTCAAAAAATAATggctgaaaataattattcaaaaaacgTGAATGTGAAGGTTCGTCATGCAGGTTCTTTGAAAATCTCGTTGACAGCTGTCAACTTCGAGATTTTCCATTCCGACAGTATGGAAAAGCGCAAGACGAGCCAATTTTTTACAACTTGAGAAACTCAGAAAATCAGATCGAAAAGCGCCCAAGAATTCGTCGATCGCGGAAGGAAAAACGCGAAAAAACCATCCCAATTTtggttattttgattttttgacacGTTTTCCAATACAAATGGCGAATGCCACCGATTTACCGCGAGATCAAAGAGTGGCGTTCTGGAGTGGAAGGGGAGGGCAAGGGCACGGTGAAAGTCGCGATTCCATAAGCGTTATCGGTCGCAGGAGCTCCGAGTGTCAAGTCCCAGCTCGAAAAATCGTCCCGTGAGGTCCGTAACGTTTGCGCCACTTTTTGCAGCTCGTTGAGCGTCGCTCGGAGTCTTCAGAGCTCAACGGGATTTCATTAGCTCTCGATCACCCCGATAATGGAGCAAAACGACGAAAATATTCCGTTTCAGCTCAACCGTGACACGGATTGTCGAAACAAAAAAGTCAAAAGGATGAGTTTcacgtaaaaaagaaaaaatctaggGAGTGAAAACGGGCTTCGAAATGGACGGTTGAAAATCTTCTTTAATCTCATTTTTACCGAGCTCATAATTGGATCGATCGACGTGACATTTATAACTCCATTTCCATCGAATGTCGATCGATGTTTGGATAAAAATGGTCGAGTATTTCGTAAGCGAATCAATAGACGGATCGAATTAGCATaaaaagtgggaaaaaaatgatcgcaTAAATTCTTCCTGTCGCGATAGTTCGAAGCGTGTAAATACCGAGCGACTACTGCTTATCGCGTCAGTTAATTGATTagagaaaaatttatattcgcTTATTTCAATAATGTAATCGCAACAAACCCGATCGCCACTTTTTTCCTGCCGGCGAGATCGCTTTTTTTCGTGTGATCTAGAAAGAGAAATAATCTAAACGAGATAGAGCGGTGCACGCGGAACAAGCGTAATCACGTGCAGGAGGCCGCAGATCGTTCCAACCAATTTCACAATGTTTCATGATCCGCGCGCGAGTGTCTCAGTATCGAGCTGCCAGTGAGCGACTAATCGCCTTGCTTAACAGTCGGCGGAGCTggtttttcaccctttttttcACCTCCGTTTTTTCCGacgtttttcccttttttcgtttctatcGCGGTCAGTATTGCACGACTCCTTCGTGCCGCGGAGGGAGCCGGAGCCGCGAGGATTGTGACACTTTGGCCGGAGCTCTCGAGCGCGGTTCTTCGGCTCGCTCGGGCGAGCGGCTCCTCGCGAAATCGCGAGAAAACAAGCACCGGAACGTCGTTCGGCTCGGATTTCCCGTCATCTTCGACTGCTTCTCTTTCCCCGCACGCTCATAAGCAGGAGCGCACCGAATCTTTGGCTTAATCAAACCTTTTCTTACAGACAGCACAACGAGCGAATCGCCGATCATCAACGGTTGCTTAGCGATACTCCGTAGATTATTCGCATCTAATTATAACGCTAAATATACGAAATAAGAGTTGTACTAACGAAAGAATCGAGATCGAGGAAGAGTGTcgagaaaagtgagaaattGGTCGCTTGACCTCACTTTCGGGTTCCGAAACCGCCGATTTTTTCACCCCGGAGACTTTATCGTCTGCGGGAAAGCGAGAGGTCGAGGATTTCAGGGTTTCTCGATCGGCTCATCCTCTTTGCAGATCCTCCCGCAGTCTGGACGGGTCGAAAGAGTTGAAGgaaagctcgaaaaattcaccggCTGAGTGTGGAGATCGAAAGAGTTCGACGTCATCGATAAAACCCCGGAAAAATCAGTTCCGATTCGCTGTTTGATAAATCGTGGAAAAAATAGGTCCGGTTTTTGTAAGACGGGCGTTTCGGAAGGCGAAATTGAGGCCGAGAGGCCGCAGAACGTGGATGGAAACTCGGTCGATCCCCAGGATCGAAGAGGCTCGAAATCGTCGGTATTCGAGTGACTCGAACTTGTGAAAAACTAACGTAATTAATTGCAGCTTTGTACGAATCGATATCAGCGAATTAGGCTACAGGAAGGGCAGGAAGTCGGAGAAAAAAGCGAAGGGGTCGCCGCATCCACGCTCGAATGACGTAACGAGAAAAAGGTTTTCAGTATCGACGAGAAGAAACGACTGAATCTGGAGGAGAATAGAAAGTGGATTtaattgttgttgctgttgttgttgggATGAGATGAAAAGTGAATGAGTAAAGGAAAGCTCGTCTTGTCTTCTTAGCAAGCCGCGGACGGGGCGGCTAGAGCGGCAGGTACGGTGTATCGCGTCGTAGCGGGAACGCAAAGCCTCGGTCTAGGTCTAAGCGCCTCGCGTGACGTTGCTCCCGCGCCAGCACCGGCTGCTCCGGCCCCCAGTGCTCCCGCTGCCAATGCCGGCGTCGCCCCCGCCCCCGCAGCTGCCCCCGCGCCCGGAGCTGGCACGCAACCACCGGTACGCCATTCCTTCCGACAACCACCAACAACAATCAAACAATCATCACCACCAATGTCACGCCAAACTCTCATCTTCACAGGGAATTTACAATTCCATTCATTTTGCACCCAAATTCATCGCGCCAATTATCGTGAAACCCAACAACTTTGGGACGAGTGTGATAATCACTTTTTTTAGTTTATTCTTCTCTTTGGTTGTCATGGGACACGGTCCAAGGATTTTCATTGATCGACGAGGGGCAGAGTAACTTTTGttcaaagttttcaaattttttgccAAGTGGtgcaatttgtttttcgagtttttccaatttcttgGAGTTTGAGGTTTCAATTATTCTTGGGAAGCGAAATATGAAGTTTTGGCcacttttttcgtcaatttttttcaaaattcttcgcGTTTGGGGAATCCTTTCTGTTGACATCGAATCGGGCACTATTTTTTTATCCTAGAACTCGAAATTCccggtttttgtttgttttacgAAGTCTAGAAACGATCCAGCACCATGTCCTgttacaaagttttttcttcctcctttcATTCgcattcgaaatttcgttttattgtAATTTCAAGAATAATCGAATTGTCCCTTCGTTGTGACGATTTtcacgataatttttcaagcatAATTCTCTTTCAGTGCACTAACCTCGAGATTCATGCGCCGTTTGCATTGTTTCAAtgagaattcaaaaattttctgtgACCTTTGCCACTTCGGAGGCAACTTAACACATTTTTAGTCTCACGAATTCTGTCGAACAGGTTCGAACGTCTGATCACGATCGAGCAGtacaaaaatgtgaatttttttcgtaaattttgagtttgtcAACGTAGAAAAAAGTCTGAAAACCAATCAATCTCGCCCTGGCCAAGATCCGTTGAGATCAGAGTTCCTTGAGCAGTGAAAAGGTCAATCGATTCTCGACATTCGCGTCATTGATCCGTTAAAAATAAACTGAATATCATTTCCACTTGCagtcaaaaaaattggaacagtaaATTTGATGGGCCGCTGAAACCGGATTGCCACTGAAgcattaaattttataaatagaatATTGGATCGAGATCGATATGTCGATAATTCTGGAGAGTTTATTTCCCAAGTAGTTACAGCTGGGAGTGATCAGACGCGGATTCGACGTTGTAAAACGCATTAAAATACTTTCCATTCGAATCTCAATGACGAATAATCGAGCAAAATTTGCTTCGacttgaaaatcattttttttttttttttttccaaacaatGTAAAAGCAGcttaaaatttcaagtttttgtaATGTTCACGGCGAATCATAAATCATctcataaaaaatcattttacgaGTATCCCAATCACGAAAATTGCACCTTTTTATATCACCTAACGGAACAAGAAAAAGAACGCATGCTCTCGCACCTTCGCACATCTGTAATGAGCTTTTATCTCTTACCacgtttacgatttttcaagaaaaaaagaagaaacgaataaCTCGATCGATTAACGTGTTCGCGTCTATAGTCTTTTTCTTTCCGATTTCTTCATCTCTTTTCTGTCCTAACAAACTCACCAATCTCTCGACCTTAATTCTTACGATTTAATCGAGGTGTCGGCTGTGCTATTTATGACGAAagtttctcgtttttccttGCACGAAACGCATGCTCTCGAATCTCAATTTTCAAgcctttttccttcctttctttctctattcttattttttgtttatttttttccatttcttttttcgtggatatAACGAAAGTATCGTACGCGCGAGTCCAAGTACATTAATCATCCGATCGTTCCACCCGGCCAACGATCCCGACGCAACGCTGACGACCACCGACttgtgacaatttttttatatttttaggcCTCCCGTAGAAGAAAATGAGGAAATATAAATCGATTATTAAATCGTGCGTTAGTTTACGTGTCTCGTCGGATTGGGCAATGCCGAGTCACCTGCACCACCAAATACGGattttatattgttttttcgtaCGGTAGAACGCACTATTGATTGTACACTAAATCTCAGGAGTGTCGATCGTAGCGGAGcacaaagttggaaaaaaaagcaagATTTTAAACCTTCAAAAATGGTATTCGAtatcgttaaattgaaaagtattttcGGAAGCCCAATTTTCCCATTGAACTTTTGAACTCGAGAAATCGCTGTCCTGATTCGGAGCACCGAAGTTATTGTAAATAAACGCTAAAAGTCATTGCAGTATTGAACGAATGGACAAAAGTTGCTTCGAGAACGTTTGTCAGATTTTTATGACCGGGATTCGATTTCCGACGTCGTTAAGCATCCGAGCAGCAAACTCTCTTCGTATCTTTTATCCCGATCGTTTTTCACGCtcgatttcaatgatccaGAGATTCCGAAAATACcttcaaaattttccaattgctGTCAAATACCATTTTTCTTACCTCCTCGAATCCTCCCCCCCCTGCAATGAGTTTGTGGCAGACGAATCAGCACGGTTATGGCTCGCTCAGGCGGGCAGAACGAACATTGTAGAGAGTCGCCTCGGTCCAGGAGTCCAAGGCGACAGTAATTATTCGATAAAGAGAGGTGAACAGGTGTTTAAATCGAGTTTCAACAAGCCTCGATGGCAGAGCTGATTCGTTTGCCCGCATCATTTTCACCGCCAACAATAagccttttttcatattttttttatcaatttttatctCGAGGACGAAGCGGAGGACAGAAGCTCGATAATCGTGGAGCATTTAAGAGTGCAGATTACAGCGAAGAGTCGGAGATCGCACGGGCGTTGATCGCCCTTCAGAAAAATCTTAgcttttccttaaaatttattttaaagaGCCATCGAGCTT includes the following:
- the LOC122417107 gene encoding brain acid soluble protein 1 isoform X3, with the translated sequence MKFATTLILAAFTVALVSTVPVPDNQSLRSQVLERLVMVEGDNEEALRSKRTIGILRQLFPQLSETANQEAEDRLAEETAESQNNEVRVQFADEQANEAGGSELAPLEDVEVSDDENRNKRFLNFGFGASGGAGGAGAGGSGGGSGNFLFDIIRQAADGAARAAGTVYRVVAGTQSLGLGLSASRDVAPAPAPAAPAPSAPAANAGVAPAPAAAPAPGAGTQPPLVAGSGSSQQGDVAAGAPSPGRNDGTTEAVPGPVTRLFVIANRGISNLIQDLILRLAATSERIVNFKARLITSII
- the LOC122417107 gene encoding brain acid soluble protein 1 isoform X1, producing the protein MKFATTLILAAFTVALVSTVPVPDNQSLRSQVLERLVMVEGDNEEALRSKRTIGILRQLFPQLSEIVERKVNAITSEVIKVLGPVILQSVLGGGARRGGGGGRSGGGTSDGTTVEAASPFDDDKKSEQVSGSSGGDKLSSTSKSGSRISISLPTFPPDEEDAGATESPASRTTIRSSTERASSSTANQEAEDRLAEETAESQNNEVRVQFADEQANEAGGSELAPLEDVEVSDDENRNKRFLNFGFGASGGAGGAGAGGSGGGSGNFLFDIIRQAADGAARAAGTVYRVVAGTQSLGLGLSASRDVAPAPAPAAPAPSAPAANAGVAPAPAAAPAPGAGTQPPLVAGSGSSQQGDVAAGAPSPGRNDGTTEAVPGPVTRLFVIANRGISNLIQDLILRLAATSERIVNFKARLITSII
- the LOC122417107 gene encoding protein no-on-transient A isoform X2 yields the protein MKFATTLILAAFTVALVSTVPVPDNQSLRSQVLERLVMVEGDNEEALRSKRTIGILRQLFPQLSEIVERKVNAITSEVIKVLGPVILQSVLGGGARRGGGGGRSGGGTSDGTTVEAASPFDDDKKSEQVSGSSGGDKLSSTSKSGSRISISLPTFPPDEEDAGATESPASRTTIRSSTERASSSTANQEAEDRLAEETAESQNNEVRVQFADEQANEAGGSELAPLEDVEVSDDENRNKRFLNFGFGASGGAGGAGAGGSGGGSGNFLFDIIRLVAGSGSSQQGDVAAGAPSPGRNDGTTEAVPGPVTRLFVIANRGISNLIQDLILRLAATSERIVNFKARLITSII
- the LOC122417107 gene encoding synaptonemal complex protein 4 isoform X4 — protein: MKFATTLILAAFTVALVSTVPVPDNQSLRSQVLERLVMVEGDNEEALRSKRTIGILRQLFPQLSETANQEAEDRLAEETAESQNNEVRVQFADEQANEAGGSELAPLEDVEVSDDENRNKRFLNFGFGASGGAGGAGAGGSGGGSGNFLFDIIRLVAGSGSSQQGDVAAGAPSPGRNDGTTEAVPGPVTRLFVIANRGISNLIQDLILRLAATSERIVNFKARLITSII